The Novosphingobium aromaticivorans DSM 12444 genome segment CAGCAGGTCGCCATCGAAGCCGCCCTTCGCAACCAGCCGCTCGACCCCGCTCGGCCCCGACGGGTCATAGTGCGCGAAGTCCCGCTCGACGACGATGGACAGCGGCGGCACGCAATCCGCGCCAAGGCCGGCCGAGCGGATGAAGCCGTCCTCGATCTCCAGCCGCTGCCCGCCGCTGGCGTCGATTGCCCGCAGGGCCCTTGTTGACGTGCGGGCGCGCCATATCGCGGTCGTTCCTCCGGGCGCCAGCGGCTGATCGAATGGAACGTCGCGTCTTCCGTCCCAGAGAAGCGGGGCCAGCGCCGCGCGCTTCCACCTCGCGATTCCCTGGATACTGGCGATCTGCCGGTTGGCGCTGAAAAGCCTGCGCCATGACGCGAACAGTTCGATGGCGGTCCGGGGCGAGGGCGGCGGCCCGCCGAAGGGATCGACGAGTGCCCATCCTTCGAGAAAGCGGCGGCGCAGATCCTCCTCAGGATATGCGGAGCCGCTCAGGCCGAGACGATCACACATGCGGCGCAGTTCGGCCGCGTCGATGTCCAGCCTTGCTCCGGCTCTGGGCTGCTGGAGGCATGCAGGGCTGCTGCCCGGGAACCGGGGAACTTCCAGCAATGGCCTTGGTGATGGAGAAGGCATGGCGCCTTCCCGTTAGCGGGCCGGCGGTCCGGACTCGATCAAAGTCGGTTCGATAACGGACATGAAAAAACCCCGCCGAAGCGGGGTTTTCCGATGGTGGGCGTAGCAAGGATTGAACTTGCGACCCCTACGATGTCAACATAGTGCTCTACCACTGAGCTATACGCCCGCACCATCAGGCTCCCTTCGGTCGCTTCGGCCCGGTTCAACCGGACGTTCACGTCGTCGGGAAGCGCGCCATTAGCTTCCGCCATTTTCGAAGGCAAGGGGGAAATTGACGGAAATTCCGTGCGACCAGCAAACTGGCGGTTTCAGGGCTGGCGCGTGCCCGCGAATGCCGCGTCCTCGAACACCCGTTCGACTTCCATGACCAGGTCCTTCAAGTGGAACGGCTTGGAAAGCACGCGCGCCTGCGGTGCCTCTCGGTTTGCCTTGAGGGTGACGGCGGCGAATCCGGTGATGAACATGACCTTGGTCGCCGGGCTGATCTCCGCGCAGCGCTGGGCCAGTTCGATTCCGTCCATCTCCGGCATGACGATGTCAGAAAGCAGCAGGTCGAACTGCTCGCGTTCGAGCAGGGGGATGGCGGCGGTGCCGCGATCGACCGCAGCCACCGAATATCCGGCGTTCTCGAGCGCGCGCGTAAGATAGGTGCGCATCGCCTCTTCGTCTTCGGCGAGCAGTATCCGGATCATGGCCAACCTTGTCTGTCTTGTCGTTGTGCGGTTCGGGCGGCGACCATCGGTGCGCCCAGGCAGCTTATATCTCGAATTCGGTTAAGAATTCCCGGACAGCGTAACCGGACCTTCTTTTGACTTCATCGCGAATCGGTTGCACCCTTGTGCAATGCATCATCCGGGCGACCATGGGGGCGATTCGACGCAGGTCCAGGGAGGATCGGTGCCTGGAAATCCGGGCGTACCGGCCTATACCCTGAAGCTGACGGACCCTTCACCGATCCCGGTCGTGATCGCAGTTCCCCATGCCGGGCGCGCCTATGCCAAGTCGCTACTGGACCGCATGCGCCATCCCGGCTTTGCCGCGCCGCGTCTGGAGGATCGCTATGCCGACCTTCTGGGCGAAGCGGTCTCGCGCCACACGGGGGCGGCACTCCTGATCGCCCATGCCCCGCGCGCCATGCTCGATCTCAACCGGGCGAGCGATGACGTCGATTGGGAAATGCTTGGCGGCGCCCCTGCCGATGCTTCGGCGGCGCCCAGTGCCTTCGGGCGGCGTGCCCGCAGCGGCCTCGGCCTGATTCCGCGCCGCCTTCCGGGGCTCGGCGAATTGTGGAAGCGGCGGCTCGATCATGGCGAACTGACGGAACGCATCGCCTCGATCCATCAACCCTATCACGGCGCGCTCGCCGCGACGCTGGAGCAGATTCGTGATCGCTGGGGCGCGGCACTGCTGGTCGATCTCCACTCGATGCCGCCGCTTGCCGCGCGCTCGCCGGGAGAGAAGGCGCCCGAATTTGTCGTGGGTGATCGCTTCGGTGCGTCCTGCGATGGCGGGATTGTCGCCTCGGCGTTCAGCTACCTTACCGAATCGGCCCGCCGAGCGGCGCATAACCGGCCATACGCCGGTGGCTACGTGCTGGAACGCCATGCCTGTCGCCACGAAGGCCTGCACTGCCTCCAGCTCGAGATCGACCGCACCTGCTACCTCGATTCGCGCATGGCAGAGCCCGGTCCCGGCTTCCAGGCCACCGTCGAGCTTCTCATCGGCCTGGTACGGCGCCTCGCGGTCGACGTAGCCGATCTTGGCCGCACCTCGGACCGGGGCCGCTGGCGGGCCGCTGCGGAGTAGGCTGCCGGACGTCCGGCGCGTCCACGCCGCCTAGGTCCTGACCCTAATCTTTTCGACAGAATCCGTGCGCACCTGCGCTATCCACCGCACGCAAGAAAAAACCACCTGGAGACATGCTCCAGGTGGCCAAGGTTCAGGGAGGAGGTGCACCGAAGTGCACCAGTCACGCCGGGCCATGAGGGGAGCCGCGACGCAACATGATCTAAATAGGGGACCCTCGGGCCTGCCGCAAGGGGGTTTGCGTGAAATTTGCAACACCGGAAACAAAAAAGGCGACAAGCTGAGTGCCCGTCGCCTTTTTTGTTGACCTGTTGCCCGATTGCAGGGCGGCCGTTTACTCGGCCGGAACCGGGGTCGCCGGGATCGGGCCCTTGCCCATCTGGACCTGCGCGCCGAAGATCTGGCTGATCAGTTCGAGCGAGAACAGGTGAGCATAAAGCAGCGGCAGGAGCCCGCTTTGCGCCCAGCCGCGCAGCACGTCGCCACGGGTTTCGCGCAGCTTGTCCTGGTTGACCATCTGGAAACCGCGATAGATGAACGGCTGTTCGTTGCCCTGCTGCTGGATGGCGACTTCGCCTTCCATCAGGAGGTCATGCTTCTTCAGTTCGTCGATGAAGGCCTGCGTACGCTGGCCGGCCTGTTCGAACTGTTCGCAGAAGCCGAGCGCGGCCTTGGTCGCTTCCGAAGGCTGGCCGTCGGAGAAAAGCTCCACGCCGTCGACCGAATCGCCGATCAGGCCGGACGAGGGATCGAAGCACAGCGACAGCTCTTCGCTGTTCGGGTTGAGCTTGGCGAGGAGGAACGGATAGCGGCGGACATAGGCCGGGATGTAGACCGGCTGCGTGACCTTGCCGTCCTCGTCGACGAACACGTTCACGCCTTCGTTAAGGCCCATCAGGGCCAGCGGAACGGGGTTGTCGCCCGATGCGAAAATGATCGGGTAGTGGCGCGCGGCCTGCGGAAATTCCTCTGCCGTCAAGGGGATGGCGTGCTGGCCGATGAGCCAGGGGGCCGCATCCGCATTCTTCGCCTTCCACGCGGCGTGGTCGCGGCTGTTGAGCGGCATAAGGTCGTTGTAGAACATCGGCAGGTTGGCTTGCGGCGCGCTGGCCATTGTGCATCTCTCCAAGATCAACAGGTAACGCGCGGCTGACCGCGGTTCTTGCGGGAACCGCGGTTCTTAGGGACTGGGAAACCGCCGCGCAAGCCGCGTCACACCAGCTTTCCGGGGTTTAGCAGCCCTTTGGGGTCAAGCGCCCGCTTGATCGCGCGCATCGTGGCCAGCATCACCGGGTCGCCCAGCCGGTCGAGTTCGTCGCGCTTCAGGCGGCCGATGCCGTGTTCGGCCGATATCGATCCGCCCCAGGCTGTCACCATGTCGTGGACCTGCGCGCTGATCGCCTTGCCGTCGCCCGCCTCCCACGCCGCCCGCTCGCTGCCGGGTGGGGCGATGACGTGGAAGTGGACGTTGCCGTCGCCCAGGTGCCCGAAGCACACCGCCTGCGTTCCAGGCCAGTCCGCCTCGAGCTGGGGCACCGCCGCCTCGACGAAAGCCGGCATCTTCTCCACCGGCACCGAAATGTCGTGCTGCATGGCGGGGCCGATCGCGCGTTCGGCGGGAGAGATGGTCTCGCGGATCAGCCACAGCCGCTCGGCCTGGTCCTCGCTCGCCGCGATCGTCGCGTCGGCCACGAGACCGCGCTCGAAGGCCTCGGTCAGCAGGCGCTCCGATATCTCGGGCAGCCGCGCGGCGGTCTCGGCGTCTCCCGCCACGAGTTCGATCAGCGCATGCCACTCGTGCGGCCCGGCCAGGGGCGCGCGGGCATCCGGCAGGTAGGCAAGCACCGCCTCGAGGCTGTGCTGCGGCAGGACCTCGAAACCTTCCAGCAGGCTGCCGGCCATGTCGCCCGCCAGCAACAGCAGGGCGCGCGCGTCGTGCAGCGATGCGGTTCCCGCCCACATCACCGAACGGCCCGCGATTCCCGGCTCAAGCTTCAGCGTCGCCGCCGTCACGATCCCCAGCGTTCCTTCCGACCCGATCAGCACCTGCTTCAGGTCGAACCCGCGGTTGTCCTTCTTGAGCGGGGTGAGCTGGTTCAGCACGGACCCGTCTGCCAGCACCCCCTCCAGTCCCAGCACCAGCGCGCGCATCGATCCGTGGCGCAGGACCTGCGTGCCCCCCGCATTGGTCGAGACCAGCCCGCCCACGGTCGCCGAACCCTTGCCGCCCAGCGACAGCGGAAAGCGCAGCCCTTCCTTCTCCGCCGCCTCGTGAAGCACCTGGAGGATGACGCCGGCCTCGCACGTCGCGGTGCGCGCGGCCGGGTCCAGCGCAAGGATGCGATTCATCCGCCGCAGCGAGAGGACGAGTTCGGTTCCGCTCTCGAATGGCGTCGCGCCGCCCGACATGCCGCTGTTTCCGCCCTGTGGCACGATCGGCACGCCGTGTTCGGCACACAGCCTGACCAGCGCCGAGACTTCCGCCGTGCTGGCCGGCGAGGCGAGGGCGAGCGCCTTTCCGGTATAGCGCCCGCGCCAGTCCGTCAGCCACGGTGCCATGTCTTCCGCCGACGTCGTCAGCCCCTTGGGCCCGAGCAGGCGGGCCGCTTCTTCCAGAAACGCGCTGTTCATCGCACACCGGCTATTGCCACCCTGCCAACAGGGCAATTCATTTTTCCTTTTCGCCGGGTTAAGCCGGCGTTCAAGCCTCGGGACTAGGGGTGGGGACGCGGCGGAATTGGGCGGGTCAGGGCCGCCGCTGTCGCAGAGGGGTCGAAGAGAGTCTAATCGCGCACCATGCCGAGCATTGCCCATCTTCTTGCCCCGCTGGCACTGCTCCTTCCGTTTTCGGCTGGCGAGCGGGTGGCGACCGAGGCTCTCGGCTCCGAATGGGTCGGTGCGATGATTCCGGTCGGCTCGCCGCTGGTCGACAGCGCGTCCGAACCCGGCGCCTTCTCCGAGTTTCTCGTCGAGGGTCTCGGCGACGATGGCTGGAACCAGGTGCGCATCGAGCAGCGCATGATCATCCGCATCGCGCCGCGCGGTCCCGGTCAGGTCTTCGCCGCACCGCCCGGGCCGCCGCAGCCGCTCCGCTTCTACGAGCGCAAGACCTCCAAGTGCCTGCCGATCGCCAACATTGCAGGCGTCCAGCTCGATTCCCCCGACCGTCTCCTCCTCGTCACCCGCAACCGCAAGCTCATCGGCGCAAGCCTCGACAAGTCGTGCCGCGCCCGCGATTTCTACTCGGGTTTCTATGTCGAGCGGAACGAGGACGGACAGCTCTGCGCCGGGCGCGACACGATCCATTCGCGCGCCGGAACCAACTGCGCGATCACCAGGTTGCGCGAGCTTGTCCCGGACGATGACTGAGGCCCTGCGCCGAGCGCGGATTTCTTGACTTTTCGGCCCATATCGTCTTAGCGGCGCATAGCGCTGGCAGCACCCCTCGAGGCATGCGGTCCAGCGCGGCGCACGAATCGCGCCGCCTCTTGCTTTCGGAACATTGCCTGCATGAAGTTTGCCGACCTCGGCCTCTCGGATGAATTGCTCAAGTCGGTACTGGACGCCGGCTACGACGAGCCGACTCCGATCCAGGCGCAGGCCATTCCCGCTGTCCTCATGATGAAGGACATCATCGGCATTGCCCAGACCGGCACCGGCAAGACCGCCGGCTTCGTGCTGCCGATGATCGACATCCTCGCCCACGGACGCCGACGCGCGTTGATGCCGCGCTCGCTGATTCTCGAACCCACGCGCGAACTGGCCGCCCAGGTCGCCGAGAACTTCGAAAAGTACGGCAAGAACCACGATCTCAAGATGGCACTGCTCATCGGCGGCGTGCAGATGGGCGACCAGGTCAAGGCGCTGCAGGAAGGCGTCGACGTGCTGATCGCCACGCCGGGCCGTCTGATGGACCTGTTCGAACGCGGCAAGATCCTCCTCACCGGCTGCGAGATGCTGGTGATCGACGAGGCTGACCGCATGCTCGACATGGGCTTCATCCCCGATATCGAGAACATCTGCTCGAAGCTGCCGACCACGCGCCAGACGCTGCTGTTCTCGGCCACCATGCCGCCGCCGATCAAGAAGCTGGCCGACAAGTTCCTGTCGAACCCCAAGTCGATCGAGGTGGCCCGCCCGGCGGCGACCAACACCAACATCGCCCAGTTCAAGGTCCGCAGCACCACCCGCCAGAAGCGCGAAGTCCTGCGCCACCTGCTGCGCACCGACAACGTCAGCACCGCGATCATCTTCGCCAACCGCAAGACGACCGTGCGTGAACTGGCCAAGTCCTTGCAGCGCCACGGCTTTGCCGCCGGCGAAATCCATGGCGACATGGACCAGAGCGCCCGCAACGCCGAACTCCAGAAGTTCAAGGACGGCGAAATCTCGATCCTGTGCGCGTCCGATGTCGCCGCCCGCGGGCTCGACGTGAAGGGCGTGAGCCACGTCTTCAACTTCGACACGCCCTGGCATCCGGACGATTACGTCCACCGCGTCGGCCGCACCGGTCGCGGCGGCGCCACCGGTCGCGCCTTCACGCTGGTCTCCGACGAGGACAGCGAATCGATCGAGAACGTCGAGAAGCTGCAGGGCACCAAGATCCCCGAGTTCAAGGTCGAACTCCCGGGCAAGGAAGAGCGCAAGCCGCGCGAATCCGGCGCCGAACGCGACGAAGAGCCCAAGCGTGGCAGCCGCCGCGAACGCCCCGCGCGCGAGGAACGCAAGCCCCGCGCCGAACGCGAATCTCGCCCCGAACGCGAAGCCCGTCCGGAACGCGAAGTCCGCGCCGAACGTGCTCCGCGCCGCGAGCCGACGCCCTACCGCGACCAGTCCGAGCCGCCGTCGAAGCCCGGCGAGTGGAACGGCCCGATCCCCGAGTTTCTGGCCGTCTCCGCGCTCTGAACAGCATCGCCCGGGGCCGGCGGTCCTGGGGTGCTTCGCCAAGCTGACAATGACGAGGCAGCACAATGCACCCGTCATTGCGAGGTCGTGCCGTTGAGATGATCCGGGGCGCCTGTGCGCCAGCCCGCCCCTAAATCCTAGCCAGCGAGCTTCACGAAGCTGTCGATCACGCGCTTCCGCCCCGCGCTTTCGAAATCGATCTCCAGCTTGTTGCCTTCCTGCTCGGCCACGGTGCCGTAGCCGAACTTCTCGTGGAAGACGCGCGCGCCCACGCTGATGTCGCTGCGCGGCTTGGCGGCAAAGCTCGCCGCGCTGCGGGTGGTTTCGGCGATCCGGCGCGGCTGCGGGTTGTAGGGCTGCGCGGCGGCGCGCTGCCAGCCCGGCCCGCGCGAGGCTCCGCGCGACGGCGTTGCCTGCGCGACATGGGCGAAGGGATCTTCGCGTTCGCTCCAGTTCGCCCGCCACATCGATGCGCCGCCCGATAGCGTGGTCTCTTCCTCGATGTGCTCCGCAGGCAGTTCGCCGATGAAGCGCGAGGGGATCGAACTGGTCCACTGGCCATAGATCTGGCGATTGGCGGCGTGAAGGATGGTGCAATGCCGCCGAGCGCGGGTGATCGCCACATAGGCAAGGCGGCGCTCTTCTTCCAGCGAGGCCAGGCCGCCTTCGTCGAGCGAGCGTTGCGAAGGAAACACGCCTTCCTCCCATCCGGGCAGGAACACGTTGTCGAATTCCAGCCCCTTGGCCGCGTGGATGGTCATGATCGTGACCTTTTCCTCGTCGGCCACGGCCTCGTTGTCCATCACCAGGCTGACATGCTCGAGGAAGTCCCCCAGCGTCTCGTATTCCTCCATCGCGCGGGCAAGTTCGGTAAGGTTTTCAAGGCGTCCGGCGGCCTCCGCGGTCTTCTCCGCCTGAAGGGCGGCGGTATAGCCGCTTTCGTCGAGGATCGTGCGCGCCAGTTCCGCCGGGACGAGCGACTTCGACGCATCGCGCCACCGGCCGAAGTCGCGCATCAGTGCTGCCAGCGTGCCCCGCGCCCGCGCCGGAAGCTCGTCGGTGTCGAGGATCTCGACCGATGCCAGCGACAGCGGAATGCTCCGCGCCCGTGCGTGGCGGTGCAGCTTCTCCAGCGTCTTGTCGCCAAGCCCGCGCTTGGGCGTATTGTAGATCCGCTCGAAGGCGAGGTCGTCCTGCGGGCTTGCGATGATCCGCAGGTAGGCGAGCGCATCGCGGATCTCCGCGCGCTCGTAGAACCGGAAACCGCCGACGATGCGATAGCCCAGCCCGATCTGGATGAACCTGTCTTCGATCGTCCGCGTCTGGAACTGCGCGCGCACCAGTATCGCCACACGGTCGAGCGGCGCGCCCTCGCGCTCCAGCCGTTCGATCTCGTCGCCGATCCGCCGCGCTTCCTCCGGCGCGTCCCACACGCCGATCACGCGCACCTTGTCGCCGCCGTCGACCTCGGTCCACAATGTCTTGCCGAGCCGCTCGGAATTCTCCGCGATCAGCCCCGATGCAGCACCCAGGATATGCGGGGTAGACCGGTAGTTCTGCTCCAGCCGGATCACCTTCGCGCCGGGAAAATCCTTTTCGAAGCGCAGTATGTTGGCCACTTCCGCGCCGCGCCAGGAATAGATGGACTGGTCGTCGTCACCCACCACGCAGATGTTCTTGCGGTTCTGCGCCAGCAGCCGCAGCCACAGGTACTGCACCGCGTTGGTGTCCTGGTATTCGTCCACCATCACGTACTTGAAGCGCTGCTGCCACATTTCCAGCACCTCGCGTTCGCGCCGGAAGATGTTGAGCATGTGCATCAGCAGGTCGCCGAAATCGCAGGCATTCAGTTCGCGCAGGCGATTCTGGTAGAGTGCATAGAACCGCTGGCCCTTGCCGTTGGCATAGGCCTCGTTTTCCAGCGCATCGAGGTCGGCAGGGTTGAGCCCCCGGTTCTTCCACTTGTCGATCAGCCCGGCGAGCTGGCGCGCGGGCCAGCGCTTTTCGTCAATGCCTTCCGCCACGACAAGCTGCTTGAGCAGCCGAAGCTGGTCGTCGGTGTCGATGATCGTGAAGTTCGATTGCAGTCCGACCAGTTCGGCATGGCGGCGCAGCATCTTCGCCGCGATGGCATGGAATGTGCCCAGCCAAGGCATGCCTTCCACCGCCGGTCCGATCAGGTTCCCCACGCGCTCGCGCATTTCGCGCGCGGCCTTGTTGGTAAAGGTCACGCACAGGATCTCGCTCGGCCAGGCCAGCCGCTGGCGCAGCAGGTTGGCAAGGCGTGCGGTCAGGGCGGCGGTCTTTCCGGTGCCCGCGCCGGCCAGCATCAGCACCGGCCCCTCGGTCGTCGTCACGGCCTCGCGCTGGGGCGGGTTCAGGCCATCGAGCCAGGCATTGCTGGCGTGCGGATTCGCGGGGACAGGGGAGGACATGCGTGAACAGATAGGGACCAAACGCCGCTGCGGCAATCGCCTTTGCCAGCAATCCGGGCATGGTGCGGTTCGTCCCGGATCGCAGTGCGGCCCGTCGCAAGTGCGGGAACCGGCGTGGCGCAGGCGCGCTTGGGCCTCCAGCTTCGGGCAAGAAAAACAATGGAGATTACGATGCGACATTATCTGGCCGCGAGCGCGCTGGCGCTCGCCATCGCGGGGTCGCCTGCCGTTCTGACCGCGCAGACCACGACCTCGACGACCACCGCCACGACGACCACGGACACGGCCGCGCCGACATCGACCACCACCACCACCACCTTTACCGTCACGGCGGACCAGCAGGCGCAGATCGACGCATGGGCCGCCGAACAGCGCGCGAAGTATCAGGCCTGGCCTTCGACCTACCAGGAATACTTCTGGTCACTCGACGCAGACCAGCAGAAGGGCTGGTGGGCGCTGACCGATGAACAGAAGGCGCAGATCTACGCGATGACGCCGGAACAGCGCACGCAGGTCTGGCCTTCGATCGTCGCGCAAGTCACCGGCCGCGCCGTGCCCTCGTCGGGCGCGACCCCGGCAACGCCGGCGCAGCCTTCGCCGGGCACCGGCACGGCGGCAACGCCTGCTACGCCCGCCACTCCGGCGCAGCCCGCCACGCCGCCCTCGCGCGGCATGTCAGGCGGCATGTCCTCGGGCATGCCCGGCAACATGACGCCTCCGCCGCCCGAGGCGATGAACAAGAAGTATCCCGTCTGCAGCAAGACCGTTCGCGACAACTGCCGCAATCGCGGCGGCGTCTGAACCGTCAGGACTTTCCCCGGAGGGGCGTCGGGCAACCGGCGCCCCTTTCGCGTTGCCCTGTCCTACAGCCCGGCGAGGTGATAGGCGGGGTGCATGGCCCGCTTCACTCTTCAATCGGAAAGTTCGATAAGATCTCTGCTTCTGATCGATCCGAGTTTTTCTCCTGGACAGTGTAAACTGTGTAAACCCCCCTGCGAAAATGGGGGAGTGATCCGATGAATCCGATTCGCCAGCACGGCCGCGTGCTGACCGCCAGCCTCGTCGGCACGGCGGTCGAGTTCTACGATTTCTATATCTACGCGACGGCGGCGGCGCTGGTCATCGGTCCGCTTTTCTTTCCCACGGAATCGCAGGCTGCCCAGACTCTCCTCTCCTTCATGACCTTCGGCCTGGCGTTCTTCGCGCGGCCCGTCGGGGCGGTGGCCTTCGGGCATTTCGGTGATCGCATCGGGCGCAAGTCGACGCTGGTCGCGTCGCTCATGCTGATGGGCGGATCGACGCTGCTGATCGCGTTCCTGCCAACTTATGCGATCGCCGGGTGGATCGCCCCGGCGCTGCTTTGCCTCCTGCGCTTCGGTCAGGGTTTCGGGCTTGGCGGGGAGTGGGGCGGGGCGGCGCTGCTGGCGGTGGAGAATGCGCCGCGCGGCTGGGAAGCGCGCTTCGGCAGCGCGCCGCAGCTTGGCGCGCCGTTAGGGTTCTTTTTCGCCAACGGCCTGTTCCTCCTGCTCGGCCTCGGCCTCTCGGACGCGGACTTTGCCGCCTGGGGCTGGCGCGTGCCGTTCCTTGCCAGCGCGGTGCTGGTCGGCGTGGGCTTGTGGGTGCGGCTGAAGATTGGCGAAACGCCCTCGTTCCGTGAAGCTATGGAAAAGGCGCCGCCGCCGCAGGTGCCCATTTCCCGCCTGCTGCGCGGTCACTCCCCGGCCGTCCTCGCCGGGATCGCCGGCGTGGTCGCGTGCTTCGCCATCTTCTACCTCGCGACGACCTTCGCCCTGTCCTTTGCCACGACCGCGCTGGGCTATGCCAAGCAGGAATTCCTTGCGGTCCAGCTTGGCGCCAACACCTTCTTCGCGCTCGGCATTCTCGTGGCGGGCTACTGGGCCGACAAGACTTCGGTCCGGCGTGTCCTCGGCACGGGCGCGGCGCTCACCGCGGTGCTCGGCATGGTCTTCGGGACCGGGCTGGGCTCGGGCTCGCTTGCGGTGGTCTTCGCGACGCTCGCCTCGTCGCTGTTCATCATGGGCCTTGCCTACGGGCCGCTCGGCGCGTGGTTGCCGACGCTCTTTCCGGTGTCGGTGCGCTACACCGGCATTTCACTGGCGTTCAACGTCGGCGGGATCATCGGGGGCGCGCTGGCGCCCTTCGCCGCGGCCTGGCTCGCGGGAGTGGGGGGCACCGCCTATGTCGGCGTGTTCCTGACCCTGGCTGGGGCGATGACGCTGGCGGGCGTACAGTTCTCCCCCCGGGGGGCCGAACCCGGGGAGGCGTGAAGGCGGCTACTTCAGCCGCATCAGCGTAAGCAGCGCCTTGCCCACCTTGCGCTGCGCGTCGACGGTGCAGACCTTGACCTCGGGCACTTCCTTGACGGCGGTCTCGAGGCTGATCCACGTCGCCTCGCCGATCCAGCCCAGCCGGACCAGCCGGTCGATCGCGACAGCACCGGCACCGGTGCCATAGGGCGGGTCGAGCATGACGAGGTCGAGCGGCTGCTTCGCCGGTCCCAGCGTCAGCACCGATGCGGCGCGCACGTCGCACTGCGGGGCGCAGCGCAGCGCGGCGATGTTGGCGCGGATCGCGCGGACGGCGGCGGGATCCTGCTCGACGAACACGGCCGACGCGGCCCCGCGCGACAGGGCTTCAAGCCCCAGCGCGCCGGACCCGGCGAACAGGTCGGCCACGGCCAGCCCCTCGAACCCGCCCAGCCTGCTGGCGAGCATCGAGAACAGGGTTTCGCGGGTGCGGTCGGCGGTGGGGCGGGTGGTATCGCCCTCGGGCGCACGCAGCGGACGGCCGCGCCATTCTCCGGCAATGATTCTCATGCTGTCTTCAGCGTCTTCCGAAAGCGTTCGACCATGACCTGCGGGATTTCCTCGGCGGCGCCGCGCGGCAGGTCGGCCAGTTCGAACGGGCCGTACTTGGTGCGCAGCAGGCGCGAGACCTGGAGGCCGAGATGCTCCAGCACGCGGCGCACTTCGCGGTTCTTGCCTTCGGTCAGGGTCAGCTCGATCCACTTGTTGCGACCCGCACTGCGTTCGAGGTTCGCGTTGATCGAGCCATAGC includes the following:
- the cpdR gene encoding cell cycle two-component system response regulator CpdR, whose amino-acid sequence is MIRILLAEDEEAMRTYLTRALENAGYSVAAVDRGTAAIPLLEREQFDLLLSDIVMPEMDGIELAQRCAEISPATKVMFITGFAAVTLKANREAPQARVLSKPFHLKDLVMEVERVFEDAAFAGTRQP
- a CDS encoding N-formylglutamate amidohydrolase, producing MHHPGDHGGDSTQVQGGSVPGNPGVPAYTLKLTDPSPIPVVIAVPHAGRAYAKSLLDRMRHPGFAAPRLEDRYADLLGEAVSRHTGAALLIAHAPRAMLDLNRASDDVDWEMLGGAPADASAAPSAFGRRARSGLGLIPRRLPGLGELWKRRLDHGELTERIASIHQPYHGALAATLEQIRDRWGAALLVDLHSMPPLAARSPGEKAPEFVVGDRFGASCDGGIVASAFSYLTESARRAAHNRPYAGGYVLERHACRHEGLHCLQLEIDRTCYLDSRMAEPGPGFQATVELLIGLVRRLAVDVADLGRTSDRGRWRAAAE
- a CDS encoding SapC family protein, with product MASAPQANLPMFYNDLMPLNSRDHAAWKAKNADAAPWLIGQHAIPLTAEEFPQAARHYPIIFASGDNPVPLALMGLNEGVNVFVDEDGKVTQPVYIPAYVRRYPFLLAKLNPNSEELSLCFDPSSGLIGDSVDGVELFSDGQPSEATKAALGFCEQFEQAGQRTQAFIDELKKHDLLMEGEVAIQQQGNEQPFIYRGFQMVNQDKLRETRGDVLRGWAQSGLLPLLYAHLFSLELISQIFGAQVQMGKGPIPATPVPAE
- a CDS encoding FAD-binding oxidoreductase codes for the protein MNSAFLEEAARLLGPKGLTTSAEDMAPWLTDWRGRYTGKALALASPASTAEVSALVRLCAEHGVPIVPQGGNSGMSGGATPFESGTELVLSLRRMNRILALDPAARTATCEAGVILQVLHEAAEKEGLRFPLSLGGKGSATVGGLVSTNAGGTQVLRHGSMRALVLGLEGVLADGSVLNQLTPLKKDNRGFDLKQVLIGSEGTLGIVTAATLKLEPGIAGRSVMWAGTASLHDARALLLLAGDMAGSLLEGFEVLPQHSLEAVLAYLPDARAPLAGPHEWHALIELVAGDAETAARLPEISERLLTEAFERGLVADATIAASEDQAERLWLIRETISPAERAIGPAMQHDISVPVEKMPAFVEAAVPQLEADWPGTQAVCFGHLGDGNVHFHVIAPPGSERAAWEAGDGKAISAQVHDMVTAWGGSISAEHGIGRLKRDELDRLGDPVMLATMRAIKRALDPKGLLNPGKLV
- a CDS encoding DEAD/DEAH box helicase; the protein is MKFADLGLSDELLKSVLDAGYDEPTPIQAQAIPAVLMMKDIIGIAQTGTGKTAGFVLPMIDILAHGRRRALMPRSLILEPTRELAAQVAENFEKYGKNHDLKMALLIGGVQMGDQVKALQEGVDVLIATPGRLMDLFERGKILLTGCEMLVIDEADRMLDMGFIPDIENICSKLPTTRQTLLFSATMPPPIKKLADKFLSNPKSIEVARPAATNTNIAQFKVRSTTRQKREVLRHLLRTDNVSTAIIFANRKTTVRELAKSLQRHGFAAGEIHGDMDQSARNAELQKFKDGEISILCASDVAARGLDVKGVSHVFNFDTPWHPDDYVHRVGRTGRGGATGRAFTLVSDEDSESIENVEKLQGTKIPEFKVELPGKEERKPRESGAERDEEPKRGSRRERPAREERKPRAERESRPEREARPEREVRAERAPRREPTPYRDQSEPPSKPGEWNGPIPEFLAVSAL
- a CDS encoding ATP-dependent helicase, yielding MSSPVPANPHASNAWLDGLNPPQREAVTTTEGPVLMLAGAGTGKTAALTARLANLLRQRLAWPSEILCVTFTNKAAREMRERVGNLIGPAVEGMPWLGTFHAIAAKMLRRHAELVGLQSNFTIIDTDDQLRLLKQLVVAEGIDEKRWPARQLAGLIDKWKNRGLNPADLDALENEAYANGKGQRFYALYQNRLRELNACDFGDLLMHMLNIFRREREVLEMWQQRFKYVMVDEYQDTNAVQYLWLRLLAQNRKNICVVGDDDQSIYSWRGAEVANILRFEKDFPGAKVIRLEQNYRSTPHILGAASGLIAENSERLGKTLWTEVDGGDKVRVIGVWDAPEEARRIGDEIERLEREGAPLDRVAILVRAQFQTRTIEDRFIQIGLGYRIVGGFRFYERAEIRDALAYLRIIASPQDDLAFERIYNTPKRGLGDKTLEKLHRHARARSIPLSLASVEILDTDELPARARGTLAALMRDFGRWRDASKSLVPAELARTILDESGYTAALQAEKTAEAAGRLENLTELARAMEEYETLGDFLEHVSLVMDNEAVADEEKVTIMTIHAAKGLEFDNVFLPGWEEGVFPSQRSLDEGGLASLEEERRLAYVAITRARRHCTILHAANRQIYGQWTSSIPSRFIGELPAEHIEEETTLSGGASMWRANWSEREDPFAHVAQATPSRGASRGPGWQRAAAQPYNPQPRRIAETTRSAASFAAKPRSDISVGARVFHEKFGYGTVAEQEGNKLEIDFESAGRKRVIDSFVKLAG
- a CDS encoding MFS transporter, whose product is MNPIRQHGRVLTASLVGTAVEFYDFYIYATAAALVIGPLFFPTESQAAQTLLSFMTFGLAFFARPVGAVAFGHFGDRIGRKSTLVASLMLMGGSTLLIAFLPTYAIAGWIAPALLCLLRFGQGFGLGGEWGGAALLAVENAPRGWEARFGSAPQLGAPLGFFFANGLFLLLGLGLSDADFAAWGWRVPFLASAVLVGVGLWVRLKIGETPSFREAMEKAPPPQVPISRLLRGHSPAVLAGIAGVVACFAIFYLATTFALSFATTALGYAKQEFLAVQLGANTFFALGILVAGYWADKTSVRRVLGTGAALTAVLGMVFGTGLGSGSLAVVFATLASSLFIMGLAYGPLGAWLPTLFPVSVRYTGISLAFNVGGIIGGALAPFAAAWLAGVGGTAYVGVFLTLAGAMTLAGVQFSPRGAEPGEA